GGATTTCGGTGTGTCAGCGGTCAAGACGGGAATGCTGTTTAGTAGCGAGATTATCGAAGCGGTGGCCGAGGCGATCGAGCGCTGGCGTTTAACCAGTTTAGTGGTGGATCCGGTTATGGTGTCGCGGGTAGGAGCCAAATTAATTGATGATCGGGCTGTAGATAGTCTTTTTGATAGTTTAATTCCCCTGGCTTCGATTATTACCCCTAATCGTTACGAAGCGCAGCTTTTAAGTGGCATCGAGATCAATGATTTTGAGACGATGAAAGCGGCCGCCGAAATTATTTTCCAGAAGTCGGCCACACCGGTATTAGTGAAAGGAGGAGGTATGAAAGGCCGGCTGCGTGGGGTTGATATCTGCTTTGATGGGGAGGAATGGGAAACTTTTCAGACCAGAAGCGTCGAAACCAATAACACTCACGGGACTGGTTGTACTCTATCGGCCGCGATCGCCGCTAACCTCGCTTTGGGTGATGACCTGAAAATAGCGGTGAGAAAAGCCAAGGATTACGTTACTAACGCCCTCGATCATTCCCTCGCTATCGGTTACGGAACAGGTCCAGTGGGTCAT
This portion of the Microcystis aeruginosa NIES-2549 genome encodes:
- the thiD gene encoding bifunctional hydroxymethylpyrimidine kinase/phosphomethylpyrimidine kinase yields the protein MTAIALTIAGSDSGGGAGIQADLKTFAFHRVHGTSALTCVTAQNTLGVDRVESLSPEMVTAQIDAVVRDFGVSAVKTGMLFSSEIIEAVAEAIERWRLTSLVVDPVMVSRVGAKLIDDRAVDSLFDSLIPLASIITPNRYEAQLLSGIEINDFETMKAAAEIIFQKSATPVLVKGGGMKGRLRGVDICFDGEEWETFQTRSVETNNTHGTGCTLSAAIAANLALGDDLKIAVRKAKDYVTNALDHSLAIGYGTGPVGHFYALKALN